In the genome of bacterium, the window CTGAATAAAAATACAAACCAAATTTCAGAAGCCATTAATTCTTTAAATGACTATATATCAAAGGAAAAAGATTTTTCCGGAGAAATCAGAAAAACAAAAATTGAAATTACAACTCTTAAAGAAGATATAAAGTCATTAAACAATAAAATAAGTGAAATGAAGGGTAAAATTGATGAAGTAATGGTGATGACCGAGGAAAAAAATAAAAAAATTGAAGAGGGACTAAATAAAAAAATTGTAGATATAGAAAAAGAAACATCTCTAATAAAAAAGAACTATACAGATATCCTTTCACTTCCTCTAATCTTACAGAAATCCATGAATGAATTCCAAACCTCACTTACAAAAGTAATAAATGATTTTCAAAGTAATCTTTTAGAACTAAAAAATTCACAGATAAAACTGTCAAATATTATTGAGGATACCTCAAAACAAATAAAAGATTTAAAAACTAAAGTTGAAATACTTGAAAATTCTTTAAAATTACAGAATAAAACAATGATTGATGAATTAACAAGACAGGAAAGCGAAATATTTTCGGTCAAAAGAGAAGTTTTCTATATAACAAGAGATGTTAAAGAAATATCAGACAAAACCTTCACAAAAAATGATGAATTATTTGAAGATGTTAACACTCTAAAAAAAACATATAATGACTTAATCTCATCCACTTCAACACTTGTTAAATCTCTGAGCAATTTACAGGATGAAATTTTAAATCTAAAAAATAGTGTTGCAAAAATCAATCAAAATATTGAAAATTTAAATAAGGAAATATCCGATTTAAAAACCGAATTTGATTCAACTAA includes:
- a CDS encoding LysM peptidoglycan-binding domain-containing protein; this translates as MKRKNICLFFLIFITGCTNLTTKKEEVSKEKIKDIEDALFLSAENFDKRIKKLEENQSAILNVLNKNTNQISEAINSLNDYISKEKDFSGEIRKTKIEITTLKEDIKSLNNKISEMKGKIDEVMVMTEEKNKKIEEGLNKKIVDIEKETSLIKKNYTDILSLPLILQKSMNEFQTSLTKVINDFQSNLLELKNSQIKLSNIIEDTSKQIKDLKTKVEILENSLKLQNKTMIDELTRQESEIFSVKREVFYITRDVKEISDKTFTKNDELFEDVNTLKKTYNDLISSTSTLVKSLSNLQDEILNLKNSVAKINQNIENLNKEISDLKTEFDSTKKTINENNKIFIDEFARHENEILKLKEVILSDTHISTKMNNEKIKILERDETKKIYTVQKGDYLSKIAEKFKVNIDELKRVNNLKNDIIYPGQKLIIPVKINIISE